In Pedobacter sp. WC2423, the following are encoded in one genomic region:
- a CDS encoding SulP family inorganic anion transporter: MMSKLNLFDFTKKIDYKVEILAGLTVAMTMIPESLSFAILGGFPPLAGLYAAFIMGLFTAVFGGRPGMVSGGAGATVIVLIALMKSHGIEYVFAAVALAGIFQILVGIFKLGKFIRLVPQPVMFGFVNGLAIIIFMSQIEQFKTVINGHQAWLSGNPLWIMLGLVTLTIAIVILLPKLTKAVPSSLVAIIVVFIIVLTLGIDTKIVRNIAAVSGGFPPFHIPSVPFNLNTLSIIFPFALIMAGVGLTEGLLTLNLVDEITETKGNSSKECIAQGGANMLNGFFFGMGGCPMIAQTLVNLSAGSRARLSGIIAAFTILIIIIWGAPIIERVPMAALVGVMIMVAIGTFEWMSFRIINKMPKQDIFVGIMVAGITVWLHNLALAVLIGVILSALFFAWDNSKRIRVKKYTDQSGVMHYELFGPLFFGSVTTFTELFDISSDPEHVVIDFKESRIADMSAIDAIHKLTKRYFEAHKTLQLRHLSADCRNLLQDAATVIEVNILEDPNYFIATDRK; this comes from the coding sequence ATGATGTCAAAACTAAATCTTTTCGATTTTACCAAAAAGATTGATTATAAAGTAGAAATTCTTGCTGGTTTAACGGTCGCCATGACCATGATACCCGAATCCTTATCCTTTGCTATTCTTGGTGGATTTCCGCCCCTGGCAGGTTTATACGCTGCCTTTATCATGGGGTTGTTTACAGCTGTTTTTGGTGGCAGGCCAGGTATGGTTTCAGGAGGCGCTGGTGCTACAGTAATTGTATTGATTGCCCTGATGAAATCTCATGGAATAGAATACGTCTTTGCTGCGGTTGCATTGGCTGGAATATTTCAAATCCTGGTAGGAATCTTTAAGCTGGGTAAATTTATCAGGCTTGTTCCTCAGCCAGTAATGTTTGGATTTGTAAATGGCCTTGCCATCATCATCTTTATGTCGCAGATAGAACAGTTCAAAACTGTAATCAATGGACATCAGGCATGGCTTTCAGGTAATCCGCTTTGGATTATGCTTGGTTTGGTTACTTTGACTATAGCCATTGTTATTTTATTGCCTAAATTAACTAAAGCTGTTCCTTCTTCACTTGTTGCTATAATCGTTGTATTTATCATCGTATTAACCTTAGGCATTGATACTAAGATTGTAAGAAATATTGCTGCGGTAAGCGGTGGTTTTCCTCCCTTTCATATTCCTTCGGTACCCTTTAACCTGAATACGCTAAGTATTATCTTTCCATTTGCACTAATTATGGCAGGTGTAGGATTGACAGAAGGATTGCTTACACTGAACCTTGTAGATGAAATTACAGAAACAAAAGGAAACAGCAGTAAGGAATGTATCGCGCAAGGTGGTGCTAATATGCTGAACGGTTTCTTTTTTGGAATGGGAGGTTGCCCGATGATTGCGCAAACACTGGTTAATCTTTCAGCAGGATCAAGGGCCCGTTTGTCGGGAATCATTGCTGCCTTTACTATTCTGATCATCATTATCTGGGGCGCACCAATTATTGAAAGAGTACCCATGGCCGCATTGGTGGGGGTAATGATTATGGTTGCAATAGGTACTTTTGAGTGGATGAGTTTCAGGATTATAAACAAAATGCCTAAGCAGGATATTTTTGTAGGGATCATGGTTGCTGGAATTACAGTTTGGTTGCATAATCTGGCATTGGCCGTGTTGATTGGGGTGATTCTTTCAGCGCTCTTTTTTGCCTGGGATAATTCTAAACGTATACGTGTCAAAAAATATACAGATCAGTCAGGAGTGATGCATTACGAACTATTTGGCCCTTTATTTTTTGGATCAGTTACTACGTTCACTGAACTGTTTGATATTTCTTCAGATCCGGAGCATGTAGTTATAGACTTTAAAGAAAGCAGGATAGCTGATATGTCTGCCATAGATGCGATTCATAAATTAACAAAAAGGTATTTTGAAGCTCACAAGACTTTGCAATTGCGGCATCTGAGTGCAGATTGCAGGAACTTATTACAAGATGCAGCAACCGTAATTGAAGTTAATATTCTGGAGGATCCGAATTACTTCATTGCAACAGATAGAAAATAG
- the obgE gene encoding GTPase ObgE, producing the protein MSQGSNFVDYVKICCRSGKGGSGSSHLHRDKMTSTGGPDGGDGGRGGHIILRGNAQFWTLLHLKYRKHILATDGGPGSSSTSTGKSGKDEYLDVPLGTIAKDAETGEDLFEITEDGQTEILTAGGRGGLGNWHFKTSTLQTPRFAQPGESGTEQWVVLELKVLADVGLVGFPNAGKSTLLSVVSAAKPEIADYPFTTLVPNLGIVSYRANKSFVMADIPGIIEGASKGKGLGYRFLRHIERNSVLLFMVPADTNRTITEEYEILKSELLDYNPELMQKPHLLAITKSDMLDEELVAEIKKDLPANIPSVFISSVAQKGLVELKDMIWQAIDADQTSPLPK; encoded by the coding sequence ATGTCACAGGGTTCGAATTTTGTAGATTATGTTAAGATATGCTGCCGTTCAGGAAAAGGAGGGTCAGGATCTTCGCATTTACACCGTGATAAGATGACCTCAACAGGTGGTCCGGATGGTGGTGATGGTGGTAGAGGCGGACATATTATTCTGAGAGGAAACGCACAGTTCTGGACCCTTTTACACTTAAAATATCGCAAGCATATTCTTGCTACTGATGGCGGACCTGGTTCAAGTTCTACCAGTACAGGTAAATCTGGTAAAGATGAATACCTTGATGTTCCTCTGGGAACTATTGCTAAGGATGCTGAAACTGGAGAAGATCTTTTTGAAATTACCGAAGACGGACAAACTGAAATCCTGACAGCAGGAGGTAGAGGAGGTCTTGGAAACTGGCATTTTAAAACTTCTACACTGCAAACACCACGTTTCGCACAACCTGGAGAATCAGGTACCGAACAATGGGTGGTACTTGAATTAAAAGTTTTGGCTGACGTTGGTTTAGTTGGATTTCCTAATGCTGGAAAATCTACTTTACTTTCAGTCGTATCAGCTGCTAAACCTGAAATTGCTGATTATCCTTTTACAACGCTTGTCCCTAACTTAGGTATTGTATCTTACCGTGCGAATAAATCGTTCGTCATGGCTGACATTCCTGGTATTATTGAAGGTGCGTCAAAAGGAAAAGGTTTAGGATACCGTTTCTTGCGTCATATCGAACGTAACTCCGTTCTTTTATTTATGGTTCCTGCCGATACTAACAGAACGATCACAGAAGAGTACGAAATTCTTAAATCAGAATTGCTCGACTACAATCCTGAGTTAATGCAAAAACCTCATCTATTAGCTATCACTAAATCTGATATGCTGGATGAAGAGTTGGTTGCAGAAATTAAAAAAGATCTTCCTGCAAATATTCCTTCTGTATTTATTTCTTCAGTTGCACAAAAAGGGCTTGTTGAGTTAAAGGATATGATTTGGCAGGCGATTGATGCAGATCAGACCTCTCCTTTACCAAAATAA
- a CDS encoding adenylate kinase, translating into MLNFVLFGPPGAGKGTQSQKLIDRYQLIHISTGDLFRAHITNQSQLGKQVSALIADGQLVPDEITIAMLEEEVDKNPDAKGFIFDGFPRTVAQAAALDEFLVSKGSSIAVVIALDVDQVELTKRIAERQKLTNRVDDHADKLQKRIDEYFSKTVHVLPYYEAQNKLRKVNGIGQIDEIFAELCEVLDKY; encoded by the coding sequence ATGCTAAATTTTGTTCTCTTTGGCCCACCGGGTGCAGGTAAAGGCACTCAATCACAAAAATTGATTGATCGTTATCAATTGATACATATTTCTACAGGTGATCTTTTTAGAGCACATATCACTAATCAAAGCCAACTTGGTAAACAAGTAAGTGCGCTTATAGCAGACGGACAGCTTGTCCCGGATGAGATTACGATTGCTATGCTGGAAGAAGAAGTAGATAAGAATCCTGATGCTAAAGGATTTATCTTTGACGGTTTCCCGAGAACAGTAGCTCAGGCAGCAGCATTAGATGAATTTTTGGTAAGTAAAGGAAGTTCTATCGCAGTTGTAATTGCACTGGACGTTGACCAGGTTGAACTGACAAAACGGATTGCCGAACGTCAGAAGTTAACCAACAGAGTTGATGATCATGCAGACAAGTTACAAAAGCGTATTGATGAGTATTTCAGCAAAACAGTTCATGTTTTGCCATATTATGAAGCACAGAACAAATTAAGAAAAGTAAATGGCATAGGCCAGATCGATGAGATCTTTGCTGAACTATGCGAAGTGCTTGATAAATATTAA
- a CDS encoding MFS transporter — protein sequence MKNKIAYIGCLSLIGMITTEFGVIGILPQVADYYQISIDKAGMLLSAYAMIVALAGPFMTMFASGYNRKYLMALTMSIFLFTGVISSLAPPFWLLMLVRVLPAFLHPVLVSTAVAAATTHADRKDAHKMMAIVIGGIGIATITTVPFATYIAGLFNNWQSSFMVQAVISLAVLMAIIALLPSMPVAEKKSYSSQLRILKKPVFIASSLFAFLMIGSIFSTYSYFADYLSKVNGMDEQTISLMLLLFGLTGVLGNYIAGKLLTKNITRITAIFLIALIVITVPIYFSGPMSVATVLLIAVWGFIQTPCFLTSQAYMIETAPEAPEFANSISISFGNLGISIGTAIGGFSIAAHGIHSTPWVMLAFGGAALFMMLVKRMLEPAEPQNQLMIPHKAEVREDNQRANTQQYFEKK from the coding sequence ATGAAAAATAAAATAGCTTATATCGGCTGTCTTAGCCTGATCGGCATGATTACAACTGAATTTGGGGTAATTGGAATACTTCCTCAGGTAGCTGATTATTATCAGATCAGTATTGATAAAGCGGGTATGTTATTAAGCGCCTATGCAATGATTGTTGCGCTGGCCGGCCCTTTTATGACGATGTTTGCATCTGGTTATAACCGTAAATATCTGATGGCTTTAACCATGTCTATATTCCTGTTTACCGGGGTCATATCATCCTTAGCACCTCCATTCTGGCTGTTAATGCTCGTGAGAGTTTTACCCGCCTTCCTTCACCCGGTATTAGTTTCAACTGCTGTTGCAGCAGCAACTACGCATGCAGACCGGAAAGACGCGCATAAAATGATGGCTATTGTAATAGGAGGGATCGGAATCGCTACGATTACTACTGTACCATTTGCAACTTATATTGCCGGATTGTTTAATAACTGGCAATCTTCCTTTATGGTACAGGCTGTGATTAGTTTAGCAGTACTTATGGCAATTATAGCGCTTCTTCCATCCATGCCGGTTGCGGAGAAAAAATCATATAGTTCACAGCTCCGGATCTTAAAAAAACCTGTTTTTATTGCCAGTTCCCTATTTGCATTTTTGATGATCGGATCAATTTTTAGTACCTACAGTTATTTTGCTGATTATCTAAGCAAAGTTAATGGAATGGATGAGCAGACAATTAGTCTGATGCTTTTACTATTCGGATTAACAGGTGTTCTGGGTAACTATATTGCAGGTAAATTATTAACAAAAAATATCACCCGGATAACCGCAATTTTTCTGATCGCATTAATCGTGATTACTGTACCCATCTATTTTTCAGGACCTATGTCTGTGGCTACAGTACTCCTTATAGCGGTGTGGGGATTCATACAAACTCCATGTTTTCTGACTTCCCAGGCCTACATGATAGAGACTGCGCCAGAAGCACCTGAATTTGCAAATAGTATATCAATTTCTTTTGGGAACCTCGGTATTTCAATTGGAACAGCTATCGGTGGATTTTCCATTGCTGCACATGGAATACATAGTACACCCTGGGTCATGCTTGCTTTTGGAGGAGCGGCTTTATTCATGATGCTGGTTAAAAGAATGCTGGAGCCTGCTGAGCCACAAAATCAGCTAATGATTCCTCATAAAGCAGAAGTTAGGGAAGATAATCAGAGGGCTAATACACAGCAGTATTTTGAAAAAAAGTAA
- a CDS encoding TetR/AcrR family transcriptional regulator, with translation MNKREQILNATLKLIVQKGIESTPMSEIAKAADTGMGAIYNYFPNKESLVNELYFYLKTKESSIIAEGYDENLSVKQRFVYLWKKMITYFLSEPLDFMFLEQFYYSPAIDPKAKHHGSLYLKDLDQVYLDGQKQQLMKDGDIKEWIGFTSGSLVSLVKLHHSNYIALREETIDNYIQAAWDAVKN, from the coding sequence ATGAATAAAAGAGAGCAAATATTGAATGCCACGTTGAAATTAATAGTCCAGAAAGGTATTGAATCAACTCCTATGTCAGAAATAGCCAAAGCAGCAGACACAGGAATGGGGGCTATATATAATTACTTCCCTAATAAAGAATCTCTGGTCAATGAATTATACTTCTATTTAAAGACCAAAGAATCATCTATAATCGCTGAAGGATACGATGAAAATCTTTCAGTTAAACAAAGATTCGTTTATTTATGGAAGAAAATGATTACATATTTCCTGTCTGAGCCTTTAGATTTCATGTTTTTAGAGCAATTCTATTATTCCCCTGCAATTGATCCGAAAGCTAAGCATCATGGAAGTTTATACCTCAAAGACCTTGATCAGGTTTATCTCGATGGTCAAAAACAGCAACTCATGAAAGATGGAGACATTAAAGAATGGATAGGCTTTACAAGTGGATCTCTCGTGTCGCTGGTCAAACTGCACCATAGTAATTATATCGCACTCAGAGAAGAAACCATCGATAATTATATCCAGGCAGCCTGGGATGCGGTAAAAAACTAA
- a CDS encoding TetR/AcrR family transcriptional regulator, with protein MKQKVADPKTRILETATRLFYTQGYNATGINQIIKEAEVARASLYMHYQSKEELCIAFLNFRHKYWFDALMKFTEELTDPEEKLMAAFDFLISMNDQEDFRGCAFMNILSEISPADQTIYTIIQHHKQNLRDYLAGIFPEQGQLLKDHIYLLFESSMLESHLYRDQWPVIQSKKIIKTLL; from the coding sequence ATGAAACAAAAAGTAGCTGACCCTAAAACAAGGATACTGGAAACAGCAACCAGACTTTTCTATACTCAAGGTTATAATGCTACTGGTATCAATCAGATTATCAAGGAGGCTGAAGTTGCACGCGCAAGCTTGTATATGCATTATCAATCTAAAGAAGAGCTATGCATTGCCTTCCTTAATTTCCGTCACAAGTACTGGTTTGATGCCTTGATGAAATTCACTGAAGAGTTAACTGATCCTGAAGAAAAATTGATGGCGGCATTTGATTTTCTGATCAGCATGAATGATCAGGAAGACTTTAGAGGTTGTGCCTTTATGAATATACTTTCGGAAATCAGTCCGGCTGATCAAACTATCTATACTATTATTCAGCACCACAAACAGAATTTACGCGATTATCTGGCCGGCATATTTCCTGAACAAGGTCAATTGTTAAAAGATCACATTTACCTTTTATTTGAATCCTCTATGCTGGAAAGCCATCTTTACAGAGATCAATGGCCAGTTATTCAGTCAAAAAAAATTATAAAAACATTGCTTTGA
- a CDS encoding DUF1348 family protein, with translation MEKKFPLPPFTQETAILKVQNAEDAWNSKDPERVSLAYTIDTEWRNRDQFINGRQEVVSFLTDKWKKEQHYKLKKELWAFTDNRIAVRFEYEFNDESGQWYRAYGNENWEFNADGLMQKRFAAINNIQIEEKDRKLF, from the coding sequence ATGGAAAAGAAATTCCCATTACCTCCATTCACTCAGGAAACAGCAATACTTAAAGTACAAAATGCTGAAGATGCATGGAATAGTAAAGATCCTGAACGCGTATCTCTGGCCTATACAATAGATACAGAATGGCGCAATCGTGATCAATTCATAAATGGACGTCAGGAAGTAGTCAGTTTCCTTACAGACAAATGGAAAAAAGAACAGCATTATAAACTTAAAAAGGAACTCTGGGCTTTCACAGACAATAGAATTGCGGTTAGATTTGAATATGAATTTAATGATGAATCAGGGCAATGGTATCGTGCTTACGGCAATGAAAACTGGGAATTCAATGCGGATGGCCTGATGCAGAAGAGGTTTGCTGCTATCAACAATATTCAAATTGAGGAGAAAGACAGAAAGTTATTTTAG